ACTAATAGATGTCCTATTGCTATAAAGAAACTTGAAGAATCTCTACAACAATGGAAGAACATAAAGGAGGATTACTGGCAAACCAAAAGCAGAAATAATAGAATAAATTTGGGGGATAGAAACACCTCTTACTTCCAAAACTCTGCTAGAACAAGATACAAAAGAAATATAGTTGATAACTTAAAAGGAAAAAATGGAATATGGTTGAAAGACAGAACTTCCATAGCAAACTGTCTCACTGATCATTTCAAGGAAATTGCAACCACTTCCAATCCAACTTTGGATAATGATCTGATAAAACTAATCCCAAAAGTGGTCACTGAGGAAGAAAATACAAAATTCCTAGATATTCCTTCACCACAGGAGATTAAGAATGCACTTTTTGATATGGAAGGAAACAAAGCTCCTGGCCCAAATGGTTTcccaccaaattttttccaacatAACTAGGAAACCATAAGGCCTGACCTTATAAAAATGGTGCAAAATTTTTTCACCACTGGTTTCTTTCCAAAAGAGATGAACTCTACTTTCATCTTCTTAATTCCAAAAGTGCAATTCCCATGTGATCCAGTTGATTTCAGACCAATAGCTCTTTGCAACACGACCTGTAATATTATTTCAAAAATCTTGGCAAAAAGGCTGAAACCTTTATTGCACAAGATCACCTCTCCTTATCAATCTGCTTTCATACCAGGAAGGCAAATTAATGATAACACCATGGTTGcccatgaaataatacataatatGAGAACTAGAAGAGATAACCAAGGTTGGATGGGGCTGAAAATtgacatgtcaaaagcttttgacatagtGGAGTGGAACTTCCTACTAGCTATGCTAGAGAAGATGGGATTCTCCACAAAATGGTGCAACCTAAAAATGCAATGCATCTCTACCACAAATCTGGCCATTTTGCTCAATGGAGTACCATGTGATTTCTTTAAACCATCCAGAGGACTAACGCAAGGAGACCCACTATCTCCTTACCTCTTTATTCTCTGCATGGAAGTTCTATCTAGAACTTTAATGGATGCTGAAATACATAAGAAAATCCATGGAATAAAAATAGTCAAAAAAGCTTCATCTGTCAGCCACCTgctatttgcagatgattgcatcATCTTATGCAAAGCCAACAGAGTGGAAGCTATGACCATTCTACATCTATTCCAAAAATTTAACTCTGGCTCTGGGCAAATGATAAATCTCAGCAAATCTGGAATATTTTTCAGTAAAAATACCCCAAAAGATGTGTTGCAGGTCGTTCCAGGAATAATGCAAATAGCACCTATTCCTTTAGATGATAAATATCTGGGATCTCCCCTATTCACAAATAAATCCAAAATAAAAGCTTTCCATCCTATCATTGGGATAATGAAAGGAAGGTTTGCTGGCtgaaaaggaaaaacaataaATCCAGCTGGAAAAATGGTTATGATAAAACATGTCACCTCAACTATGGCAAACTACCAAATGAGCACTTTCAAGCTACCTAAAACTGTCATAAAGGAGATGAATGATATCCAAAGAGATTTTTTATGGGAAAAGGAATAAGGTAAGAGTAAGGGAATATATCCTAAAGCTTGGCAGGAAGTTAGCACAACAAAAGAAGAAGGTGGTCTAGGTTTGGTAAACCTGGAAAAATTCAACAGTGCAATAATATCAAACATAGGATGGAGGATGATAAAGCAACCTTAGGCCATAGGTGCTCAAATAATGCAAGCCAAATATTTCCCAGAGGGGGACATAATGCATATGTCCACAAAACCAAAGCCTACTGACTCATGGGTCTGGAAAGGGGTCCTATCAGGCACTGAACACATATAAAAAATCTGTAAAATGGGAAATTGGTAAAGGTGACAAATTTCTAATATGGTCTGATAAATGGATATCCAACCACAAAGGAACTATTGAAAAACCTGACAATTGCCCAGAAAATATCACAAAAGTAAGTGATCTGATTGTAAACAACACTCACTAAAATGAAACTCTTCTTTCTGATCTATTCAGTAATGACATTGCTGAGAAGATAAGAAAAACCAGGATAAACACAAATCAGGAGGATAGAGTAATCTGGTCTCTGACACAAAATGGAAATTTCCCTGTCAAAACTTTATACAAGGAATTGACAAGAAATAAATCCAACCATCAAGGAGGAACTAAAAATTGGAAGGCAGTCTGGAATCTAAAGACAAGCCTCTCAAAATGCTATTCATATGGAAAGCTGCCCATAACATCTTACCTACTAATGACAGGATAGGCAGACATCTCACTTACATTGACAGCATATGTAAAATCTGTCACTGCCAAAGGGAAACCCTAACACACATGTTTATGCACTGTCCAATTGTCATACAAGTTTGGAAGGAACTAAGGATTAGTCATGAAGAGGTTTATGGTCAACACGATGATTTCCATGGTTGGCTATCTCACCTATTGAATGGAAGGAGCCACAATCACACCGAGAAAGATTGGGCTGAGCTTTGTGTTACATTTCTATGGCATGTCTGGAAAGAGAGATGTAATATACATTTCAACAAACCAACAACCATAATCCTACAACTTGTAAGAGAAAGAAAGGTATTCATGAACACAAAAGAAGCAGCTGAGGCAAAAAGACATGAAAAATTTCATGCACACAGGTTACACCAAAAAGGAGGCTGAAACTCAAATTATAGAATTCAGACCAAACTGGAGGCCTCTAGGAGTGTTCACCTGAAAAATAAACACATCCATATTCTATGACATCTCAAGTCATTACTTTGGAATAGGACTAATCCTGCATGACTTTACAGGAAATTGCACGGAGCTAAGAGCTTTGGGAAGCTCCAAGGAAGCACAATAGAGAGGGATTTCtataagttttttttgttttatatgaaaTGGTAGCAGCCCCTTAAGTAATCTGCATTTCACGTAAAATTTATAAAGATTTTATTGTAATTTTTAAGGACAATTTCATGGAAAAATATAGTATGGAGTATatatttatttagtttttgctAAACAGAACAAAAATAATGCTAAGCTCACAATTTCAGCGGTACACATTCTTATCCAGAGCATTGCGACATCATACCCATTTTTTTTTCGTTAAATTCAAACTTAATTTTAGCCAACTTCCTATATGTCTTTCTGATTTGGATAAACAAGTGCTTAAGCCTCCTCGAAATTACATCAGTCTCACCCTTCAACAGATGCACAACCCTTTCAGCATCACGCTCAATGATTATCCAATCTAGTCTAATTATCTTACTAAGATAGCAAATTATATTGCCAAAGAAACCGCTCTAATTCAGCTTCCAAATGACATACTGGAACGTAactgagaccgaatccacccttcaAGCTATTCAATTATAGTCTtgttccttacatctcttgaacctcgtaaaattctacgcacttgattccctcagctgacGTCATTTACAGCCCAAGAGTtacttcagccgaagtgaagacttttaataCCAATCCGCCTCTAACAAACAGATAAGCcaatttgatttccgtttagatcaaaaatcaaggtgtggaaatcttTTTGTAATAGACAAGCTagtaaacctcacaaatccggaacttacgactcccagAGAGCATCTTAGATTCTTAGCCACCTGTCAAGAGCAGTCatcgaaagatcaactaagatcgtGAGACGAGGTCACAATCAAGTTTAGAACACGTCACGTCAAGTTTACAAAGAAGCCCAAAAAATGTCGTATTTCACACACAATTAAAGTATCTTTATTGCAATTTTCTAAGACAATTTCATGAACAAATGTATATACTTATCAATAGTTCTGGATAGACCGTCCTTTTGAACCACCTAAAACCGTATACAAACAAATTTGGATGGGCCCAAACCCTGGGAAAAAAGGGTCCCCCTATCCTGTTTTAAGGAGTTTAATATGAcgttttaaaaaatatttttcatatatttattatttACTTTTGTTAAATAGAACGAAAAGAAAGCTAAGACCTTACACTTTTTTGTTTTTTCGATAAACTCCCTTTTATTATAAGAAATCAAATACATAGAGAATTAGTACATCATCAAAGGAGTAGAAAGAATACACTAGACTAGTACAATCCATAGTATTCTGACAAGAGAAAAGTCGGTACAACGGAAACAAAACTAAATACAAGTGAGTAAAGAAACGATAAATCAAAGAGGAATAGTTTTTAGGATGAGTTTTGTTAAAGGGTGTGAttagatgaaagcaaaagccGCGCTCAATTCGCAAACTAAGACCGACTCTATATATTATTGTTACTCGGACTACTATACCTTTATTAGCCCCACCAATATCAGATTTATCGTATAATTCAACCAGATTTTGTTTCGAACTTTCTTCTTCTACCTTGGAAGATTAGGGttcttaataaaaaataaacagaACATGCGAACATGCTTTAACTTAAAATGAATAAAATCATCGAACCCACAAAATAAATCTCACTAACCTAATCAATTTTATAACTTTTAATTCTTCGCATCACTAAAAAGTTTAGTTTTACAATTTCTTCCTAACATTTGGTCTTTGGTGGAAAATGAAAATCAATAGCCTCCTGAATCTCCACCATTAACATACACTTTCTCAAGCTCGTCATGAACAAATCGGTGGATATTTGAATAATAATTAGGTATAGTTAGATAGATATATAATAAATCAAAGTGTTGTAAGTTGAACAGAAATTTTGTAAAAGATCACTGATTTGTTAATCTCTTTATATCTTTAGAGATCCAACTTCGTATCCAATAATCCAACCTCCTCCTTGCAAgtgtgatgcgtgtcgtaaccacaacaaattatttaatatttttccacctaattaacaagtaatatagtataGTCAAGTCAAGtccgttcccacgaggagcaagaggttttagttgtttaattgtcacaaaaaggagggggtttggttttagattttaaaaacaaaagaaagtaaataaagcaattaaaagtttaagttgaaatcaataagagagattagatcaaggaatccttcttcgttgcaaaacaatgattcaagttatgttcttttctatttttttattagtcacagattatcaccaaccgtaggtaaagcagctagatcagtgttaaacccctaaatcccttgtttcaccggatacggaagtcctcgactaccggattctatttaccaaaccacctagtagtagatcactcaagatgtaatttagttaaacgcattaagatttatgaacttatcaggttgatattagtagttagactcttagatcaaggtctacttcctaacgttgttttcacacacaattactccacggaatccctctgcaaggtctcgtgtttgctacttgtgtaaagagtcaagaaacgattacttatcacCTAACTTTCagtagctttagatcaattaacaaatcaatttagttgccCAACTAAACAATCTataaatcaaccatgaatgtataaacattccaattagtaaaaacaatcgataatcatgtgaaaaacgtcTAAGTAggtttaaaacaaaaactcaaatcatgttttaagaactaggaattcatcctcaatcaataagaaaattagctactcatgtttttgaaattcacacaaataattaaaaggagaatttttttaagttcacacaaataattaaaagaagaattttgaaaagcaagcaaaaGTTGTGAGTGTAAAAGATGTAGAAAAAATGtctagagaacttctctatttataggcttcaatttcctagcaatcctcttagagcaagggctatggagtgAGGGTTCTCATTCAAAATGAATGAGTTTCACtagatttgatcaaattaggtgcTGCTATGGAGTGAGAACGCTCACTCATTCATCAAAAATCACTCACATACTCATTCAAGCGAATGAGTAGTCGACAGTCTTCACTAGGAGGCTGATCTTCTGCCTCCTGAGAAAAACTTGAGTTAGGAGGCTAATCTTCTGCCTCCTGGAGAAAAAATTGTCCTAGGAGGCTGATCTTCTGCCTCCTggagataaaaacaaaaaaaaaattaaaatatctaAAATCATGTTGGGGAGGCTGATCTTCTGCCTCTTGGGTGATTTTCTCTCTCTCAAGCGGCTGATAATCAACCTCTTCAAGAAATTTTCCCTCCAAGACTGATCATGTGCCTCTTAATGTGTATTTTAGCCTCTCCCATGGTTAGAAACACACTCTTTCACTCAGTCTCTCATTCGTTTAGGTAGTGAATGAGTGTTAAAAACACTcattccatagcccttgctcttaggaatagaatccctttccctttgtaagtcttctttccaaatccttatctttctcaaatcttccatcttcactttccaaattcaagtccaattcctcaaatccatgagtctagagaattcttcacaaatttctgtaTTTTTGGTTGCCTGAAAAGTTCTCAGGATCACCGGAATTCCGCATGAAATATCGCCGCCGGCCACCTGAGTTATGTTGCCGTGACGGATTATTTTGTCACTGTTCTGTTAAAGTTAACGGCCAGACTAACAGTCTCTAGCGGTCAATGAAGTCAAAGGAGGAGAGATTCAGCTTTCTagtcagcatcttactcggcTAACTGGTCTTACTCAGATGAGTTGGATCGCTGGCATCACTGAGTTGATTCGCCGGAGCATAAAAatggacagagtttcctctgtttctggCTGATTTCCGGCCATTTTTCAGGCTTATATTTGGTCTTCTCCTGTGtcaatcctaacatacatctattgtAGCTTCATTACAGCATTTCATCTCAGCAATTGCAGCACACTTCAATTCTTTTTCACTCACAACTGCAATTCTTCTTCAAGCAGTTACAGCACCACCAATTCCTGCTATATCTCTGCTTCAATTCACCGCCAGAATTTCTTCTCAGCTGAGTTTTGGTCTTGAAATTCCATCTCAGACCCATAAATTACACAACCACCAGCTATCCATCCTTAATCCATTAACAGGGTCATCCAGCAGCCACCATAACCATCAATTCTTCAATTGAATCAGACTTGGCCATTTCAAATCCCCTTCGACTGTAGAACATTATCATCTTCTGACCCATCTCAAATTGCAACTCTATCTTCACAGCGGCAACAGCAAGACCACAAATCATTAATACCTTCATCTGATTTCTTAGATCGACAGCAACATCATACATTTCTGCAATCTAGTTTCAGATCCCCTTTTATTCTTCCAAGTCTTCCAAGAATCCAACAAATTCACTTCCTTCTCTGCTCCATTTGGATTCATCATATTCACAGGACAAAACCCCATTTTCTATTTATTCTTCTCAACAACAGATTCTCGATCTCTTCTATTGCAGCGACACAGTCTTCGAATCTTCTCATTCAAAATGCCAAAACCACTCCTGACTGTAACCCATTCTTCTTATAGCTTTGACAGAACCAAACACCAACAACCAGAACCCATCTTTGAAATCTCAGATTCAAATCGAAAACCTATTTAATCTTCATCAAATCGAAACAGCATCAAACCCATCTCTCAACTGGAAGTAGCAGCAATCTATTCAACCTATCTCAGCCTCACAGTTTTACCTCCTCTCTGTAtttcagctgcaattctctcaatttctcgatcgtttctcatcaacagcaGCGGTTGCTGCTTCTCTTCTTTTCTCAATTCCAGCTCTCGGACCAACAGCAGCAGTCGCTGTCTTGTTTTCTCTTCTCAGTTTTAGGAACACATGATTGAGAATTGATTTCTTTAGGGTTAGGATATAAAAGCTGGATATGGATCCGGGTAATATTATGGGCCTCACAATGACATTCCCAGTTAGCTAATAGGTGCCACAAGCGCCTAAGCTGGTGCTTTTAACACTTCCTTTACAACACAGGCTATCCCTTAACTGTGGCTGGGCTCCATATACTACTTGCTTGTGAAATGACAATTACGCCCTTTAGCACAACTTTGGAtggtctcttcttcttttcttccgcatgactccaaaatacctataaaaatcaaaacatgcgtaaaatatatgatttccaaaaaaaatagcaaagaaaacataaactctagatagtaaatacggtgtattctacGCGTATCAAAGTCAGGATAAGCAGCGGCAATAGAAAAAGATAAGTTCACGAGAATTTTAAGGCATATGCATTTAGTAAGGATATTTTTGTCTGGATAGTAAAAATATTTAGAATCAGACCTAGTTAGCGAGTTGAGTAcggtttttgttaatttttttagGATCACGGTCCGACCATTTAGATAATTTGTCTtctaggaagatatgatctccaCTGAAAGAGGATAATTTTGCCCCAAATCTTGATGTCCGTGAAGAATCCATTCGCCGGAAAATTTCTTCGATGTACTTAAATCCCTTGTAACATAGAGAAAAGATGCTTAAAAAGCGACAGAGAAACATCAAAATGATGCAGATAGAAACGTCATTAAGGCGCATATAACATGTCCAAAACTACATGGAAGAAATATCCTAAAAAAACCCTATAATTACTTAAACCCTAACTAAAATTGCTGAAAAAGTAACTAAAGATTGAAAGAACAACAACCTAAGACTACTACTACTCAGATCTACCGAGATTTGTGAAGATCAAAGTAGATTTTTGTACGCCACGTCCAAAGAAAATATCACAATATCAGTACCGTGTAATTAGCTTGAGAGTCTTTAGATACAAACATCCCAACCTGCATAATGATCTTTGTACGCCACGTCCACATTGAGCTTATTCCCTAGGGGTCACTTTCTTGTTTGTTTCCTCACATGTTCTTCTTCTGGCGGAAGAGGCATGTAGCCATTAAACCAGTAGATTGCGTCCTTTATTATACTAGATATACAAGGGTTATTCTCATTAAACATTCTGTCATTTCTAGATTTTCAAATATCTAACAGGACACAACTACCCTTCATGAAGACTTGTAAGCTCCATTACTCCTTCATCCACTCTGTTATCACCGCTTCAATGATATTCCCTGATACATTTCTGTTCTACAACCCAATTTAGCACTCTTGAAGGAACGGATGTTCCAGATCTTCTGGACCGTTATATTATATATGTTGCACTCTTGGTCCATGCCTTGCACAAAGATAAATAACTTCTTAAAAACCGATAATCCTTCATTCAATACTCACCATATAAATATATGGAATTTTGGGGTTAAAAACTTGATTTTCCAAAGGAAAAGATCCTCATTCCTAGTTGAAGATCTACGTTGATTCGCTTTTAAAGTTCTTAtaaatgttttggaagagaagaTAACATTGGGATTCGATATTCAAATCAATTTATCCCCCATCTCCATCCCAACATTAGGTAGATATGTATTTAGAATGTGCTCTACAAAATGATAttttccctccgttcttttttaataggccagtttctataaataaaagtttcaaaaaaataggcaagttttcgaattgggaaagtcaaatgttattttaattttttgggaccacttttctcttaacttcttttgatgataagtgtcatgtggaccacttcactttacttcttttgctaacaagtgtcacggggaccatttcacttcacttcttttattgacaagtgtcatgaggaccactttcaatgattagttctcttaatttccttaaatttcgctaaaaacaaaactggcctattaaaaaagaacggagggagtatttgaaAATGTCATTTATCAACTTGATATTTCATCTTGTAGGGCTCTGAAGAATTAAATCTCCAAGCTTATTTAAACTGCCCAAAGTGGTAAAATCTTTAAAGTCAAGGATATGATTCTGGTGGTTTACAATCCAAGGGTCTTTCGAAATATAAATCCTAACACTAAACTTCGGCATTTCACGCTCACTAGCTCTTTCTTCACCGCCAAGTCCTGCTGATGCACCTAATGTTGAACCCCATTACCCACATACCATATACATATACACTCATTGTTGTGATTGCAGCTCCACCAAAAGTTCCTGATAATTTTTTTCAAGTTTCTTAAAAACTTATTTTTGCAGCAGAGTGGTTGACAtgtaatatgcaagaataagaCCCAAAACATGTTTGATTGAAAATTTTCCCTGCATGATTGAGTGAACTTCTTTTCCACCCAGCAAGTTTAGATTCAAAAATTTTCAATTATAAAACCAAAGGAATTAATTTTTAAGCAGGTTTTTAAGCGATTGGGTGAACTTCCTTTCGACATCCATCCCTTTATAAAATACATAACATATATCTCTAAATTGGTTGTTGATGAGACCACATAGCATATAAGAAGAGGATATCATGTATATCTTGAAAAGTTCCATCATCCAAAGtaccaaataataaaaaaatcatcGGCGAACATCTGGTGAGACACGGAGAGTGCCCATTTGTTAACTCCATAGCTATTGTAGAGGGATAAAATTTCAGTTCTTCATATCATCCACGATAACTCATAAGCACGGGGGATAAACATATATGGGAAGAGTAGAGATCCTTGTCGCATACCTCTCCCGCTATTAAGATGTCCTTGGGAGTGCTATCTATGTTATGAAAAAACTAAGGGCGTGTAACACAATTCATAATGAGAGCATAAGTATTCCCCTGAATGTCTTAAGTTATCAGACATAGACTGATAGAATTCCTACAAGCCTTATCATAAAGTTTGCTTACATCAATTTTAAGGAAAAATCCCCTAGAACAGAGTTTGAAAGACCCATAAAATGGAtcaacttgttgatggtggtttttagtatagggtgAAAATTGTAATAGTCTATCTACCTGACTCGGCATCAAAAGTAGTAGACCCTGATATGattatattccgcaaggaatttgaagaatatatcaaaatctgatgagtgtctacgtctctcttcatattatattgaaactcaagctcctaaatgaattgttcactagtatagagcctaatgagtatttaagctcctagccccattactcactaatgccggagcctgccgaaGATTTATTCTATTCTATGTTTCCCAATcgaactcttgatgttgacatgacATGAAAATTAGTGTTCGCTCGcaactgagtagcatgaatttcccgaaatgTCAGGATTGAGGTACGCATAGAGGTATTCAATTagaggcacgcaaagttatgctgccctcttaaatataattagtgattttgtatgaacGCAAAAAATTCACTAGAAACTGATTGATTTTGTGCCAGCCCACAAAATTCAATATTTCTAAACCTAATTTTACTAACTTACAAAAAATAGGTCTTTTTTGCgacctgcgcaatatctcgaacccta
This portion of the Papaver somniferum cultivar HN1 chromosome 11, ASM357369v1, whole genome shotgun sequence genome encodes:
- the LOC113324890 gene encoding uncharacterized protein LOC113324890 translates to MEACSSNQSGSSSYSLAKNLSTVKNVLKRWNKTVFGNIKHRISELKKNIEKLSQNTNRCPIAIKKLEESLQQWKNIKEDYWQTKSRNNRINLGDRNTSYFQNSARTRYKRNIVDNLKGKNGIWLKDRTSIANCLTDHFKEIATTSNPTLDNDLIKLIPKVVTEEENTKFLDIPSPQEIKNALFDMEGNKAPGPNGFPPNFFQHN